In one window of Coralliovum pocilloporae DNA:
- a CDS encoding TetR/AcrR family transcriptional regulator — protein sequence MARARADDYDDKRQAILDQSARLFAIHGFDRASMSRIAEACGVSKALLYHYYSAKDALLYDIVRSHLEHLIRVTTAASETEKSEAGAATPEDRLKALISALLEAYRDADAQHKVQINHLSSLPDHQQSELRAMERKLVKLFAESISAVHPSLKDSPKLKPVTMSLFGMLNWHYLWFQDGGDLSREDYAEMVMRLIADGARNI from the coding sequence GTGGCCCGAGCCCGCGCTGATGATTATGATGACAAACGCCAGGCCATTCTTGATCAGTCGGCCAGACTATTCGCCATACATGGTTTTGACCGGGCATCGATGAGCAGGATTGCGGAGGCCTGTGGCGTGTCAAAGGCCCTGCTCTATCATTATTACAGCGCCAAGGATGCGCTGCTCTATGACATTGTCCGCTCTCATCTGGAACATCTGATCCGGGTGACAACAGCCGCCAGTGAAACGGAAAAGAGTGAAGCAGGGGCGGCCACTCCGGAAGACCGGTTGAAAGCACTGATTTCAGCTTTGCTTGAGGCCTATCGGGATGCGGATGCCCAACACAAGGTCCAGATCAACCATCTCTCCAGCCTGCCGGACCATCAACAATCGGAGCTGAGGGCCATGGAGCGCAAGCTGGTCAAACTGTTTGCGGAGAGCATCAGTGCTGTTCACCCTTCCCTGAAAGACAGTCCCAAGCTGAAGCCTGTGACCATGTCGCTCTTTGGCATGCTCAACTGGCATTATCTGTGGTTTCAGGACGGTGGTGACCTCAGCCGCGAGGATTATGCCGAGATGGTCATGCGGCTGATTGCTGACGGTGCCCGCAACATCTGA
- the paaK gene encoding phenylacetate--CoA ligase PaaK, giving the protein MLDLSPKPGDLDPIETASRDAISALQLERMAWSLRHAYENVPFYRSSFDEAGVHPDDLKSLEDLRRFPFTTKADLRDNYPFGMFAVPREKILRVHASSGTTGKPTVVGYTEQDISNWADLVARSIRASGGRPGMIVHIAYGYGLFTGGLGAHYGAERLGCTIVPISGGMTERQVMLIRDFKPDIIMVTPSYMLSILDEFRKEGLDPRETSLKAGIFGAEPWTNSMRQEIEQAFDMHAVDIYGLSEIMGPGVANECVETKDGLHIWEDHFYPEIIDPVSGQPVADGEEGELVFTTLTKEGLPIIRYRTRDLTRLLPGTARSMRRMEKVTGRSDDMMIIRGVNVFPSQIEEQLLRCDGLAPHYQIELSREDRLDVMTVYVESRMDHSDADARSHLGHELGQHIRNNIGIGARIVVDEPGSVERSLGKARRIVDLRSKD; this is encoded by the coding sequence ATGCTGGATCTCAGCCCGAAACCAGGTGATCTCGACCCGATCGAGACAGCATCCCGTGACGCCATTTCAGCGCTGCAGCTCGAGCGTATGGCGTGGTCCCTGCGCCATGCCTATGAGAATGTGCCCTTCTATCGCTCTTCCTTTGATGAGGCCGGTGTTCATCCCGATGATCTGAAAAGCCTTGAGGATCTCCGACGCTTCCCATTCACCACCAAGGCTGATCTCAGAGACAATTATCCGTTCGGCATGTTCGCCGTTCCCAGAGAGAAAATCCTTCGTGTGCACGCGTCATCCGGAACAACCGGCAAGCCGACGGTTGTGGGATATACAGAGCAGGACATTTCCAACTGGGCTGATCTGGTGGCACGATCCATCCGCGCTTCCGGTGGTCGACCCGGCATGATCGTTCACATCGCCTATGGCTATGGCCTGTTTACCGGCGGACTTGGAGCCCATTACGGCGCGGAACGACTGGGCTGCACAATCGTGCCGATTTCCGGTGGCATGACAGAGCGCCAGGTGATGCTGATCCGGGATTTCAAACCGGATATCATCATGGTCACCCCGTCCTACATGCTCTCCATTCTGGATGAGTTCCGAAAGGAAGGGCTGGACCCGCGCGAAACTTCTCTGAAAGCCGGTATTTTCGGCGCGGAACCGTGGACCAATTCCATGCGGCAGGAAATCGAACAGGCCTTCGACATGCACGCAGTCGACATTTACGGCCTGTCGGAAATCATGGGCCCCGGTGTTGCCAATGAATGTGTGGAGACCAAGGACGGGTTGCATATCTGGGAGGATCATTTCTACCCGGAGATTATCGACCCCGTGTCCGGTCAGCCCGTTGCAGACGGTGAGGAAGGAGAACTTGTCTTCACCACCCTGACCAAGGAAGGTCTGCCGATTATCCGGTATCGGACACGGGATCTCACCCGCCTTCTTCCTGGCACAGCCCGCTCCATGCGGCGGATGGAAAAAGTCACGGGTCGTTCGGACGATATGATGATCATTCGGGGCGTCAATGTCTTTCCAAGCCAGATTGAGGAACAACTCCTCCGCTGTGACGGACTTGCCCCTCACTACCAGATAGAGCTCAGCCGTGAGGATCGTCTCGACGTGATGACGGTTTATGTGGAATCACGTATGGACCATAGCGATGCCGATGCCCGTTCCCATCTCGGTCATGAACTGGGACAGCATATCAGAAACAATATCGGCATCGGAGCGCGGATTGTGGTTGATGAACCGGGAAGTGTTGAACGTTCCCTCGGCAAAGCCAGACGCATTGTTGATCTGAGATCAAAGGACTGA
- the paaI gene encoding hydroxyphenylacetyl-CoA thioesterase PaaI, which yields MAQTADELAKACAAALWQTDQASQSMGMQLDAVSPGKACVSMLVTDVMVNGHGTCHGGVIFTLADSAFAFACNSYNQRTVAQHCSVTFLTPAYLGDRLVAEATERQRQGRSGIYDIVVRTEKDMTIAEFRGHCRTVKGTLLPPEDVASEATEEDC from the coding sequence ATGGCCCAGACAGCAGACGAGCTGGCAAAAGCCTGTGCGGCCGCGCTCTGGCAAACGGATCAGGCCAGCCAGTCCATGGGCATGCAGCTGGATGCGGTCTCACCCGGCAAGGCCTGCGTTTCCATGCTGGTGACAGACGTTATGGTCAATGGTCACGGCACCTGCCATGGTGGTGTCATCTTCACGCTGGCCGATTCAGCCTTTGCCTTTGCCTGCAACAGTTACAATCAGCGGACGGTGGCCCAGCATTGCAGCGTTACTTTTCTGACCCCGGCCTATCTGGGAGACCGGCTTGTGGCAGAGGCAACAGAACGCCAGAGACAAGGACGGTCCGGCATCTACGACATTGTAGTCCGGACGGAGAAGGACATGACCATTGCCGAGTTTCGCGGCCATTGCCGCACAGTGAAAGGCACACTGCTGCCGCCGGAGGACGTCGCATCAGAGGCCACAGAGGAGGACTGTTGA